One Caloramator mitchellensis DNA window includes the following coding sequences:
- a CDS encoding mannose-1-phosphate guanylyltransferase, with the protein MIYAVILSGGLGLRFWPKSRKNLPKQFLKVIGEKTMIENTVDRISNIIPNDRICIVTNNIYVDKINEILKIKSGNIFKEPLNKETASCIGLAAIKLLKRDFDATMVVLPSDHVIQAQEDFEKAIIKAIDVAQDGDNLVTFGITPTRPESGYGYIEIGDSVEEGVFKVKRFIEKPNIDVAASFLEKGNFLWNSGMFVWRADPRLTKVQW; encoded by the coding sequence ATGATTTATGCTGTAATATTATCTGGAGGATTAGGACTTAGATTCTGGCCAAAATCAAGAAAGAATTTACCAAAGCAATTCTTAAAGGTAATTGGCGAAAAGACGATGATTGAAAACACTGTCGATAGGATTTCAAACATCATCCCTAATGACAGAATTTGTATAGTTACTAATAATATTTATGTAGATAAGATTAATGAAATATTAAAAATTAAAAGTGGTAATATATTCAAAGAACCATTAAACAAGGAAACAGCATCCTGTATAGGCCTTGCTGCAATTAAACTATTGAAACGAGACTTTGATGCAACAATGGTAGTTCTTCCATCCGACCATGTCATTCAAGCGCAAGAGGATTTTGAAAAAGCTATCATAAAGGCAATCGATGTAGCTCAGGACGGGGATAATCTTGTAACATTCGGAATAACACCAACACGCCCTGAATCAGGCTACGGCTATATTGAAATAGGCGACAGCGTAGAAGAAGGAGTTTTTAAAGTTAAGCGTTTCATTGAAAAACCTAATATTGACGTTGCCGCCTCCTTCTTAGAAAAAGGAAACTTCCTCTGGAACAGCGGCATGTTCGTATGGCGTGCAGACCCACGACTTACCAAAGTGCAATGGTGA